The Saprospiraceae bacterium genome includes a window with the following:
- a CDS encoding helix-turn-helix transcriptional regulator has protein sequence MSNIFYVIGASQGFLLSVFLLLNKDRKMHLPLIIMVFLASFQLLSEYLYASEQIVHIPHLIYLSLPTNTLCGVLLYLFIRNVYNSGPSYRRSDILLFIPFLLSVAYFFSTYTLNAEEKMALLKEHQQLGILNHEYLFEWVFEIVSNLPFLIAAYVLLKKYEENIKNDYINTGYPLARVLLPIFIGLYFFETAIIILGFMGIGWEELTYSVFFLTTCIIYLIGYEVLVHRNNKNIQHEKTLESKESLPIDGTKYNKNILTEDRKQAIAKQIIKCMEDDKMYQNPELRLINLAQHVEEHPNTVSQVINDVFKQNFYDYVNHYRIEEAKRLLKADEFQNYSIISIGEIVGFNSKSTFYSAFKKSTNCTPLQYQNLQNH, from the coding sequence ATGAGCAATATTTTCTATGTTATAGGTGCATCTCAGGGATTTTTATTGTCCGTCTTTTTATTATTAAATAAGGACAGAAAAATGCATTTACCCCTTATTATTATGGTGTTTTTGGCATCATTCCAACTTTTATCGGAGTATTTATACGCATCTGAACAAATCGTACATATTCCGCACCTAATCTATCTTTCATTGCCTACAAATACACTTTGTGGCGTGTTGCTTTATTTATTTATTCGAAATGTTTATAACTCAGGACCTTCATATCGGCGTTCTGATATTTTGTTATTTATCCCCTTTTTACTGAGTGTTGCATATTTTTTTTCTACTTATACTTTGAATGCGGAAGAAAAAATGGCTCTCTTAAAAGAACATCAACAATTGGGGATTTTGAATCATGAATACTTATTTGAATGGGTTTTTGAAATTGTTTCCAACTTACCTTTTTTAATAGCGGCTTATGTTTTATTGAAGAAGTATGAAGAAAACATCAAAAATGATTACATCAATACAGGCTATCCACTGGCTCGCGTTTTACTGCCTATTTTTATAGGGCTATATTTTTTTGAGACCGCAATTATTATCTTGGGATTTATGGGTATAGGTTGGGAAGAGTTGACCTACAGTGTGTTTTTTTTAACGACATGTATCATTTATCTCATCGGATATGAAGTATTAGTGCATCGAAATAATAAAAATATCCAACATGAAAAAACTTTAGAATCCAAAGAATCTTTGCCGATTGATGGTACAAAGTATAATAAAAATATTTTAACTGAAGATAGAAAGCAGGCCATTGCAAAACAAATCATCAAATGTATGGAAGATGATAAGATGTACCAGAACCCTGAACTACGACTTATTAATCTTGCTCAACATGTAGAAGAACATCCTAATACTGTTTCGCAAGTGATCAATGATGTATTCAAACAAAATTTTTATGATTACGTCAATCATTATCGCATCGAAGAGGCTAAACGTCTGTTAAAGGCTGATGAATTTCAAAATTATTCTATAATATCAATTGGCGAAATAGTAGGTTTTAACTCAAAATCCACTTTTTATAGTGCTTTTAAGAAATCCACAAATTGTACTCCTTTACAATACCAAAACTTACAAAACCATTGA
- a CDS encoding DDE-type integrase/transposase/recombinase yields MLINTEPKPNIRLALKVSDLSVGAWYDRRSLKTDKCKPGPKSVYSDVEVLQALRKYIAEPIFYLEGYKKLKVRLKEEYGIDVGKERLRRIMTENELLCHQKNRSHPLRYHHDGKIITDCPNQIWGMDIKEFHTCIGKIYLFDISDHFNSEIKGWYVNTTSNANDAMQALRNAVRAEFGNVAKDVCKGTNLKLRVDHGTQFDSKAFEDELNF; encoded by the coding sequence ATGCTAATCAATACAGAACCAAAACCAAATATTAGATTGGCTCTTAAGGTCAGTGACCTAAGCGTAGGAGCTTGGTATGACAGGCGGTCATTGAAGACAGATAAATGTAAGCCAGGGCCAAAATCTGTGTACTCAGACGTTGAAGTGCTTCAAGCCTTAAGGAAGTATATAGCCGAGCCTATTTTTTATTTAGAAGGCTATAAGAAACTCAAGGTTAGGCTCAAAGAAGAATATGGCATCGATGTGGGTAAGGAAAGGCTAAGAAGGATCATGACAGAAAATGAGCTTCTGTGTCATCAAAAAAACAGATCACACCCACTCAGGTATCATCACGACGGTAAGATCATCACGGATTGTCCCAATCAAATCTGGGGCATGGACATCAAAGAATTTCATACTTGTATAGGAAAAATTTACTTATTTGATATCTCGGATCATTTCAATAGCGAAATTAAAGGATGGTACGTAAACACAACATCCAATGCAAATGATGCGATGCAAGCTCTCAGAAACGCTGTAAGAGCCGAGTTTGGCAATGTGGCCAAAGATGTGTGTAAAGGTACAAATCTAAAGCTCAGAGTGGATCATGGCACTCAATTTGATTCCAAAGCTTTTGAAGATGAATTGAATTTTTAA
- a CDS encoding helix-turn-helix domain-containing protein: MENKKKERMSTNKKTELVLQLLRGESLDELCRIHHVSASQLSEWRDIFVSKGKEGFRKSSDDHRLREAQAIIGRQAIELDLYKKKMVLIRQIKEK, from the coding sequence ATGGAAAACAAGAAAAAAGAAAGAATGAGTACCAATAAAAAGACTGAATTGGTACTGCAATTATTGCGAGGTGAGTCACTGGATGAACTTTGTAGAATCCATCATGTATCTGCCAGTCAATTGAGTGAGTGGCGTGATATCTTTGTCAGCAAAGGTAAAGAAGGTTTCCGTAAGAGCTCGGACGATCATCGTCTGCGTGAAGCCCAAGCGATCATTGGTCGCCAAGCCATAGAGCTTGACCTGTATAAAAAAAAGATGGTATTGATTCGTCAGATAAAAGAAAAATAG
- a CDS encoding FAD-dependent oxidoreductase yields the protein MKQRRQFIKTTLAGLPVVLLSPTLLASSYSSGDNKEPNGKTVIIVGAGISGLAAAKKLKEEGFSVIVLESQDKVGGRLRTNRSLGVAFDEGASWIHGIKGNPITPLAKAAGMETAFTDDDSLIIYDLGGNVISDDLYSKTEDEYYAILDQLSKSGNLNQSFETVFNNLHPANNSRLWKFILSTFMTFDRGDLDKTSSLFYNEGEEFGGEERISTNGYDNIPNYLAKGIDVRLNQRVSKIDYTAEKVKITHNGTTTEADYVVVTVPLGVLKKNVIEFKPALPTKKQEAIQKIGMNCVNKFLLTWDTAFWDDEQFIGYTPDVKDKFNYFVNVKKFHPTVNALMTFAYADYGRQTETMTDAQVINEIMVHLRDIYGNSVPNPNNMLRTKWNSNPNAYGAYSYTAVATEMHHFDDLAEEIDDKLFFAGEHTHIDYFSNAHGAYLSGLREADKIIAL from the coding sequence ATGAAACAAAGAAGACAATTCATCAAGACTACATTAGCGGGATTACCAGTAGTCCTACTTTCTCCTACATTGTTAGCAAGCTCATATAGCAGTGGAGACAATAAAGAACCCAATGGCAAAACAGTTATAATAGTTGGGGCTGGTATCTCGGGACTTGCAGCAGCAAAAAAATTGAAAGAAGAAGGATTTAGTGTCATTGTTTTAGAATCACAAGATAAAGTAGGTGGGCGATTACGAACCAATAGAAGCTTGGGTGTAGCTTTTGACGAAGGAGCCAGTTGGATACACGGTATAAAAGGTAACCCTATCACTCCACTTGCTAAAGCAGCAGGTATGGAAACTGCATTCACAGATGACGATAGCTTGATCATATATGATTTGGGTGGTAATGTAATTAGCGATGATTTGTATTCCAAAACAGAAGATGAGTATTATGCCATATTAGATCAACTATCCAAAAGTGGTAACTTAAATCAAAGTTTCGAAACTGTTTTCAATAATTTACATCCAGCTAACAACTCGAGACTGTGGAAATTTATTTTATCGACATTTATGACTTTTGACAGAGGAGATTTAGACAAAACATCTTCTCTCTTTTATAATGAGGGCGAAGAGTTTGGTGGTGAAGAACGAATCTCTACTAATGGTTATGACAATATTCCAAACTATTTGGCAAAAGGAATAGATGTAAGACTCAATCAAAGAGTGAGTAAAATAGACTATACGGCAGAAAAAGTAAAGATTACGCACAATGGCACCACAACTGAAGCAGATTATGTCGTAGTGACTGTGCCATTAGGAGTTCTTAAAAAGAATGTAATTGAATTCAAACCTGCTTTGCCTACTAAAAAGCAGGAAGCAATCCAAAAAATTGGCATGAACTGCGTCAACAAGTTTTTATTAACGTGGGATACTGCTTTCTGGGACGACGAACAATTTATTGGGTACACACCAGACGTAAAGGATAAGTTTAATTATTTTGTCAATGTCAAAAAGTTTCACCCAACAGTAAACGCTTTAATGACCTTTGCTTATGCTGATTATGGTAGGCAAACGGAAACCATGACTGATGCGCAAGTTATAAATGAAATCATGGTTCATTTACGTGATATTTATGGCAATAGTGTGCCCAATCCTAACAATATGCTACGTACCAAATGGAACTCTAATCCAAATGCTTATGGGGCTTATTCATATACAGCTGTAGCTACCGAAATGCATCATTTTGATGATTTGGCAGAAGAAATCGATGACAAACTGTTTTTTGCAGGTGAGCATACCCATATTGATTATTTCTCAAACGCCCATGGTGCTTATCTAAGTGGGCTTAGAGAAGCTGATAAAATTATTGCTTTATAA
- a CDS encoding FAD-dependent oxidoreductase: MERRKFVKNTLAGMPLVFLSPSFLPSLGNAINENPNGKTVIVIGAGISGLAAAKKLKNEGFTVIVLEAQDRVGGRLRTNRSLGVAFDEGASWIHGTTGNPLTALAQQAGMTTAITNDNSFIAYDLGGLEISDTIYAQTEAQYYTILDTLMNSGNLMQSFETVFNTLYPANNTRLWKFLLSTYFTFDRGDLNNTSSLIYDEGLEFGGNEVISTNGYDTIPNYLAIGLDVRLNQRVTKIDYLAAKTKVTHNGTVTEADYVLVTVPLGVLKNNSIQFVPSLPTAKQTAITKLGMNCVNKFVLTWNTAFWDNEQYIAYTPNEKDKFNYFVNVKKFHPTVNALMTFAYADYARQTESMTDAAVISEIMAHLRDIYGSATPNPTSMLRTKWNSNINSFGAYSYTAIQTEMHHFDDLAAHVNNQVFFAGEHTHIDYFSTAHGAYLSGLREADKIKLCPTPTALPVTWHSDVKATNINNYNLIEWSVASQVNNQQYIIEHSSDGARFLAIGEIPGDGNNNDTKHYEFKHSSPQLGINYYRVKQVDYDGNISFSNITSVNYIEDNEINIFPNPAGLEVNVGIASDALLKIKDINGKLHLKQDIYKGINKVNLEGIPSGMLIFSIGNLRFNVLKV, from the coding sequence TTGGAAAGAAGAAAATTTGTTAAAAATACCTTGGCGGGAATGCCTTTAGTATTTCTATCGCCATCATTTTTGCCAAGTTTAGGAAATGCCATAAACGAAAATCCTAATGGAAAAACAGTCATTGTCATCGGGGCAGGTATTTCAGGACTGGCAGCAGCTAAAAAATTGAAAAATGAAGGATTTACTGTTATCGTCTTGGAAGCTCAAGATAGAGTTGGTGGCCGATTACGTACTAATAGAAGTTTGGGCGTTGCCTTTGACGAAGGTGCAAGTTGGATACACGGAACCACGGGAAATCCATTAACTGCACTTGCCCAACAGGCAGGCATGACAACAGCAATTACAAATGACAATAGCTTTATCGCCTATGATTTAGGCGGACTTGAAATCAGTGATACGATATATGCTCAAACGGAAGCACAGTATTATACAATATTAGATACTTTAATGAATAGTGGAAACTTGATGCAAAGTTTTGAAACAGTTTTCAATACTTTATATCCTGCTAATAACACCAGACTTTGGAAGTTTCTATTGTCAACTTATTTTACTTTTGATAGAGGAGATTTAAATAACACTTCATCGTTGATCTATGATGAGGGATTAGAGTTTGGAGGTAATGAAGTAATTTCGACCAATGGATATGACACCATACCTAATTACTTGGCTATAGGATTAGATGTAAGACTCAACCAAAGAGTGACAAAAATTGACTATTTAGCTGCAAAAACAAAAGTCACTCATAATGGTACTGTAACTGAGGCCGATTATGTTTTAGTAACTGTACCATTAGGTGTATTGAAAAATAATAGTATTCAATTTGTTCCATCGCTACCGACAGCCAAACAAACAGCGATTACTAAATTAGGAATGAATTGCGTCAATAAGTTTGTATTAACATGGAATACTGCTTTTTGGGATAATGAACAGTATATTGCTTACACTCCAAACGAAAAGGATAAGTTTAATTACTTTGTTAATGTTAAAAAATTTCATCCTACGGTGAATGCTTTGATGACTTTCGCTTATGCTGACTATGCAAGACAAACTGAATCTATGACCGATGCAGCTGTTATTAGTGAAATAATGGCTCATTTACGTGACATATATGGAAGTGCAACTCCTAATCCTACAAGTATGCTAAGAACCAAATGGAATAGCAATATAAATTCTTTTGGGGCTTATTCATATACAGCGATACAAACCGAAATGCACCATTTTGATGACTTGGCTGCACATGTTAATAATCAAGTGTTTTTTGCAGGTGAGCATACTCATATAGATTACTTTTCTACTGCGCACGGAGCTTATTTGAGCGGCTTAAGAGAGGCTGATAAAATTAAACTTTGTCCTACTCCTACAGCTTTGCCTGTTACTTGGCATAGTGATGTAAAAGCCACAAATATTAATAACTATAACCTAATCGAGTGGTCTGTAGCATCGCAGGTCAATAATCAACAATATATTATCGAACACAGTTCTGATGGAGCAAGATTTTTAGCTATTGGTGAGATACCTGGCGATGGAAATAATAATGATACCAAACATTATGAGTTCAAACACAGTTCTCCGCAATTAGGTATCAATTATTACAGGGTTAAGCAAGTGGATTATGATGGCAACATAAGTTTTTCCAACATTACTAGTGTTAATTATATTGAAGACAATGAAATAAACATTTTTCCAAATCCTGCGGGATTAGAAGTGAATGTTGGCATAGCATCTGATGCCTTGCTCAAAATCAAAGATATCAACGGCAAGTTACATTTAAAACAAGACATCTACAAAGGAATTAATAAGGTGAACTTAGAAGGAATTCCATCTGGAATGTTGATATTTTCTATAGGTAACCTACGATTCAATGTGCTAAAAGTGTAG